The following nucleotide sequence is from Juglans microcarpa x Juglans regia isolate MS1-56 chromosome 6D, Jm3101_v1.0, whole genome shotgun sequence.
aagtgatttttaattttgtctcCCGGGATCTCTCTATACCAACATTATTTTTCAGAATATCATTGTTAACCTTATTCTTTCCCCTTGCTAATTATCCAGAGAAGCCTTTGGTTATCTCCAAATGTGGAGCAAGTGGAGATTACCCTGGTTGTACAGACTTAGCATATACACAAGCTATTACAGATGGTGTAGATGTACTTGACTGCCCTGTTCAAATGGCAAAGGATGGGACACCATTTTGCTTAAGCTCAATAAATCTCCTAGATAGCACAACAGTTGCCGAATCAAGTTATAGCAACTTTACAACTTCTATTCCAGAGATTCAGGATGGGAGTGGAATATTTACTTTTAGCCTAACATGGAGTCAGATTCAAGAATTGAAACGTAAGTCAAATTTCGTTCTCCTCACTGAAACCTTTTGTGCTTTGAAAACGTTAATAAATTTGTTTACCAGTTTTTGTTGAGACCGAGAGATCAATATCCTTCCTTTTTATCTGCCTAAAATTGTAACTAGCAAAAGTTTTGCATGTAACTGCTGAAAATACTGTgactttatttttcatctatattCCTCGCGtgatcgttttgaaaaaaatgaataaaacataggatccacatgaaaaaaattaattttttaatagtgaaccctactttttttcaaagcgtttacgcacttcatgattttatgtagaATTACTCCTTAAACTTGTTCAGAACTACCAATGCACATACAATTTAATAGGAAATAGGAGAGTTTTGAAGAAGAGTGAGAAAGTACATGTTAGTACTGTTTTTTACAAGTGTTGAATGTGGCAATCAAAATCTTAGCCTTTCGGGATGCCAGGTCACATTTTGGAAAACTTTTGTATAGACCTCGGAGAAGGAACACTAGTTATAAGGCCCTCAATTGAGACAACCTAAATCCTAGCCCCTTCATTCCATTATTCATCTGTTTTCTCTATAAGATCTCTTCTGCTGCATTGTGGCAATGTTAGATAGAATCACATTCTGTTGTGTTCTTGTGAATATCATTAGCATGCTAGTCCTAAATTCCTACTTCAATCGCTgtatttacttgtttttttcataaattcctGCAGCGGCAATAGCGAGCCCCTACTCCAATTTTAAATTGTTCCGGAATCCAAAGTTCAAAAATGCTGGAAAGTTTCTAACATTGTCTGAGTTTTTGGCATTGTCAAAGAACACGAACTCTCTTACTGGTGTCCTGATCAGCATAGAGGTTAGTATTTGCTCTGCCTACGGTCTGTTAGTTGCTATttaaacaacaacaacaaaaactgAAGATTTTAAGGGAGGAGATTTTAAACCAGAAATCCTTGACTAGTAACCCATCAAGAGAGAGTGCGACCCCTATGGCAGCATTCTTTGTTTACTAAGGAGTTATCCAATACTCTGTGAGCTCCTTACTAATCCCAAAGCACGTACAGTCCCTCAGTCTTACACAAACCAGACATTTATCAGCTGGGGATGTCGCTGAAGAGTTGGCTGGATGCTAGTTGGTTGAGTGAAACCCATGGCACCATGATGAGAAATCATGCGTTTGAGGAAGTACCTTAGGGTTTTGAACTTTCTTCTTGGGGGAACTTgtgtttctttgaaaattttgcaAGTCAATAAGTTTGTCATGTTTGGCATTTGGTTTAGGTCCATATTACCTCCCACTTCCCTTTTTTCTCAACATCTTGTTGATCAGTCCCTTATAATCGAAAGTATTTATGTACTTCAGTAATTGGTCCCTGGCCTTTCCTCCTTTTGGTCATGAGATTAGTGCAGAATGCCAGAAAAGTACCATTTTTTCTGCACATCCTGACTTTACTATCTCTAATTGATTATATGCTTTAATTATtctgttttgtttctttcagcATGCAGACTACCTTGGAAAGAAGCAGGGATTAAATATAACCGATGCAGTCATCGATGCCTTGAGCAAAGCTGGTTATGATACCCAGGCATCCTTAAAAGTTATGATTCAGTCCAGTAATAGCTCAGTCCTAACGAGATTCGCGAACAAGAACAATTATGAGCTTGTTTACAAGGCAGATGATAATATTATTGATGCACCCAACTCAACCATTGAGAACATAAAGACATTTGCCGATTCTGTAGTTGTCAGCAAGGAATCTGTCATTCCTGAGATTCAAGCATTCCTCACTCATGCTACTGATATTGTGTCGAGGCTACAGTCCGTTAATCTCCCTGTTTATGTAGAGACATTCAGCAATGAGTTTGTGTCTCAAGCATgggacttcttctcagatgcaACTGTGGAGATCAACACATTTGTCATGGGGACCAAAGTTGATGGTGCCATCACCGACTTCCCTAAGACAGCCGCCAGATACAAAAGTAAGCagatacttatatatatatatatatatatatattagattctccatatatttaaatgatttttgttgaTGGCCAAAGCTAAGTGTTGCATTACCACGATTGCTAGGCTTATGATCATTTTTATGGAGATATCTTTCTAATATTTCTTTCTGACATGTCTGATACAATTCCATTCCAACCACTGTGATAATTTATGATACATTGGTGCTTCAATGCAATGCAGGGAATCGGTGCTTAGGTTTGGGCAAAGACACACCTTCATACATGCAGCCTGTTAAGCCTGGCAGTCTCTTTAAGCGCTTCGGTGTCTAAGATAACGAGTCATACAATGACTAGTTTAAACCATATTTATATGTAGCTAAATTTGTAGATGGCCTTCACACAAGGTTTTCTGTTAGTGTTTCAGATTCAAAATCCCAGGAAGTAGAAAATATGGGGAAAAATAAACTGCTGAGTACGTTAAAATTCAGGAATTCACACACATGAAGTGTGGTGTGAggataatgagtaaaattttttatttcgaATATTCATATCCAAATAtgatggtgtgtggtgtatgtTAACGTAAATAAAGATGTCAGCGTGTGAGAACATTCTCATTGGATTGACCAAatgcatatttaaattttaactaatatcaCATGGATTTACATTTgcctattctatttaaattcaatcctcacattggattatctatttactctctatataataataaaatattattattttaataattaattatttatttttatttttatcacattttgtagttctatcaattaaatgttaataataattatattctaattaaattaatattaaaaaaaagtattattaaatgttaataatagttatattctaaatgttaaatgttaattagattctaattaatttaatttgtttgcatggagtgagaaattaatattttaatatttgatgaaaCAATTGTAGTTAGTTATATTTGGTGAAGCACTGTAGCTGAAATCCAAATTGTTTAAGAGATGCCTAattcaatgtatttttttacacagattatctaaattttaaccATCATTCAACTTTGACCAAGCCAATGAAGATGCTTTGATATGTTCCTTATTTGAAATTGTCAAAGTAAGTTACTTGGTTTTTGcttcttgtttttttgttattttcttacGTGTGATTTGTTCCTTTTCTTGCATATTGGTTTCTTAGAGTTATTCTTTCTATTTGATTTGTAGTTTGTGGTTGGGTCTTTTGATTTTTGATATCTGAATTTTGATCTTTATGCTTATTTGTAATCTACAGGTATCTGGTTGTAAACACGATTTTTCTCCGTTAAAAATGagaattatcaataaaattgagggaACACTGAACTCTTgccttcaaaatttttttttttaatttatttttatggaactTGCCCTCAAATTTCTGAATGCGCATGCAGTATCAACTCTTCCGAGGCTGGACCATCAGATGTGCTATCAactatttcttctttttatgttttattttttttcctttaatatgCAGCATGGAATAGAAAGTATAAACTCTTTAGAGGATGAACGCCCAAGTGACCCAAATTCCCACTACTAAAAAATAAGTCGATTAGCCAAGGCCTTTTGGAATAATTGACAATACATTGATTTATCACTAAGAGAATTAAGGATCGAATCCAACCTCACCatatatcaaaaacaaaaatgtcggttgcatataaaagaatatatatgatcattgtTTCCTTGTACTTATTTTATTGTAACAAATGCCATACTTTCGTAAATGAGCATTTAAAATAACATAGGACGAGAGGATGGGGGACTTCTTGTTTCCTTTTGCACAATAAACAAACATTCCTTTAGAAATGACCACATAAGCTGTTTTATTTATGTTTCAATAGAGAAAAATAGGATCAAAATCTCTTTCAATTTCaagtgagaaaataaaatatactcttatacctcatttattactgtttactatttttctttcattttactatttgaatgtggattaaaaattttagaatatgaCTTTCTTGCataagttaaaagaaaataaattcaattaactaacgtaattatgtaaattaattaaatttagtaagtcaatttttataaaattaaaattgtttttaattaaatttagtaagttagaaaaaaattaaaattgtttttaattaatttacataattacgttggttgtttaaatttattttcttctagattataTAAGAAAgtaatgttttgaaatttttaatctaaatttaaatagtaaaaaataatttaatagtaAAACGTAGTAATAGAGATGTAAGATGTCACCCAAAACTAAAAGATAATGATAGGTTTACTATCCTTCTAccacttatttattattctatagtgtatttgaaattttaaatttttttgtaatttttttttaagtattttttttaactttattaatcattaagaaaaaattaaaaaatatatacaatttcattaataattatttctttaattattaaataaaaataataataataaattagtaataGGAAGCAGTAACCTATAATTATCCCAAACCAAATGCCATTTTCCTTCGAGTCTGACCAAGCCTTCGCCGCGGATTTGAACGCGCTAGCTCCATccaattgaattgagttaaacaTCAAAGGCGCCCACCTCCAACGTGAGCTCTTACTTTTTATTATGGAAGACCTACTTCTGTAAACTGTTTTAGGTGACGGACCAATCAGAGTCCTCGTCCTCTTCTCTTTCATCGTGGTCCTCCCACGTGCTGCCAGATGGGCTTCTCTGCCACAGAAGCTTCCTTCCCCACTAATACCGTCTCGTGGTAAATGACAAAACGTCTCCAGATTTCGTCACATCTTAAGAACCTCCCCAGCAGGAGTAATCTGAGGACGACAATGTCTTCGTTGAATCGGTCGTCAATCAGATActgttctttctattttctgtcTACGGGGTTCTGGGTTTtacacatttattttctttttaaaaaataaaaaataaaaaataaaaaatgtttaatatttGAGTAGGTAGAGGGATCATGCAAACAAGTCTTTATAACTTAAAATAGTAGTGATCACAAAGTCTAGTGGTTGtgtatcatttctttttttatgtgcaagttgtttaaattaattcaaacttACATGCAATGCCACGCGTTTGAGATTTTGTGACTTACATTTGGCTTGAAATGGTAGATTTGGCATTTGAATCTTTGATCGagttcataaaattataatattttcatgttgGTGTGTAAAGCGCAATATTCACATCggttaaataataagatttgatttgtaatatttaaattttaaatcaaattatattatacaagcatttaaaaatataaattttttataaagtaagtTGTTGGAAGGGCATAGTGATGATTTTGGAAAAGAAGTGAGAGAATCAGTGTGAATGATTCGCATCACACTTTATGAAACCTTTGGCTTTGGGGTAAAATGTTGGTAGCCGAAgaccttttcattttttcaggAATGAAAGCTGAGTCAGTTTAACAATAATAGAAAAAGACTCTTAAAAAGGCTCAACGAAAGTAGTGGTTTGGAGGGGAAAGAGGGTATCCAATCCTAATGACCTTTGCATTTAATTTGCGTCAAAAggtatatacttttttttttttcttcaggaCCCTTCTCCCACCCACTTGACCGCAAAAGTTGCTCACCCCGTCTTTCCGCCTTGCTCCGctcattttaacttattaacttgtatTTGCTTTATTGCTTATTTAggtttacattttaaaaaagaaaaaaatatatccattatttattttctcatcatcttaaataatagattcataaataaaatataataaataacttataatcttttaatatcacatcatgggatggtgagaattgagatgatgagtagcattatatacagtcattttaaaaaagagtgacaTCTActagtaaaaaattattatttttcatataggtcttgtatttattaatttttttaaaaacatttgcGCACTTATtactataactattatttttaaaaaatataatgtctGGAATTTTAGTTCTACCAAAATGTGattaaactcaaaaaatataatgacaTTTTTAcctttagtttatttttaaatattactattgtataattttttaaaattaattaaaataattaataattaatttagatagGAATATTattgcaaagaaattgaataatAGGAAGTGTGTAATCGGTGATACAGAGATTATCGAAGGGTTCCAAAggacagaaaacaaaaaaaaaaaaaatcacattaaaaacgACTCGTTTACTTGTATTTTACGCATTGACTCAACTCCCAAgtcttttaatttgaaatttccaatttgttttttttttttttttacctcaaCGATAGAACAGTCGCCGACGCCGACGTTTCACAATATATGGCCCAAAACTTTCACTGTCGTGACTGTAGTCTGTAACGTTTACAACAGTGGTGGGTCCCAAGACTTCAAAGAAACAGATCCTACGTCACTTTCTTACAATTATtgagtaaaataatattttgttatcatttatttttactttaatctgatgtgtttaatttaaaaataatatcattttattaatcaattgTGAATGAGTTGGTGACTTGGTGTTGTATTTTTACggtatcacttttttttaatgacaggtgggtaatattaataaaaaaaattgcgaTAAACACatctaataaaaaaactgattaaaaaataatgttagatataataataaattatataagcggcatgtatttttttaaataaataaatataatatttatataaaaaagatcatttttgaataataaatttcaatcttttttaaataaaaatattgtatttatacatcttctaattgtaaatattatttttttaaaaaaatacatattttttataaatttatctgaTAATAAAAGAACTTTATGCTAATTTGTAAAGTACTTTTTGGTTATTATGTCTGAAGCGCATGCAtgtattttcttgatatgtatTGTATGGATAATGGTAGGTTTGATAatggaattatatatatgttttaaaaaagttaaaaatatttaaaaaatatttaaaagtaataataataaaaataaaatttttaaataaataataaaatggtgATAGAAGTATAGTAATCCTGTTATTATCATAGACCAAGACTCTTTTGCGCGTTTTGCTTGCATCATGTGTTGGTAGGCCCAATCATTGCGTACCACGTTTACACTTGCCAGATTGGAGATGGCCATGTTGTGGGGCCCGCTCTAGCTGTGTTCCATTTAGCTGTATCCCGAAAAATAGTGGCCGGCTTCGGTTGAAGGCTGGAGCGCCAGGATGCAAGTGCAACTGTTGACTTGATCATTTGTCCACGTAAGAATAAAATCAGGGCACGTTACATCGTGAGAAGTTTTTTGAGAATTGCAAGGAGTCTAGGATAATAAagaaactttttaatattaaatttataaatagacgtacattatatttttttataacaaaataattttatattttaacaaatcacatcatattaattttgaatttacttttataattttttttaatgattaaatcatttttctaattatttttgtagagaaatcattttcttttgattaaaattagtttaaataaaaaataaatataatttatgaataatagtgagatatttaagttaaggtctcgtttgtattcacaattcatctcaattcatttcactactattcattactatttaacaactttaactcacaaatctcactactattcacaatccatctcaattcaatttcgAATCCCAGTTACAcctaaaataagataaattaaaaatgattcaaattaaaatattttataaaattttgaaaataaaagagaaaaattaaataaaaatataataaaattaaaatgttgttaatatattatttttaatattatttttattttaaaatttaaaacatatgttttttcttttgaatttcattttaaaatttgagaaaattgtaagaattattaaaattgaaaagtgtttgttgtgcctagatattgagatgagataagataaaatgaaatcataTTTCTATCCAAATTCAGATTAAAATGCagtttgaatagtaaattgatatgagatgagttgaaaaaaaagttaaaaattaaataaaatattattttttaatattgttattattttaaaattttaaaaagttgaataatttattatattttatataaaaatttaaaaaattataataataaaataaaataaaatgcttgttgtatccaaacatgccctattactctttattatttataaaagaattgtaTTCAGTAATTACGTGCACATTATTTAGCAATATGATTTCAAAAGTTACAATGATTTCGATTTTCAACGCGAACACGGTTGTTAAGTCGTGTTTGGGACAAGATAAGGCTGTATGGTGACTGTATACCTCAGAGTCAGACTCGCACTCTCTCGCGTTCAGATCACAACAGAAACCGCTCGGCTTCGCAAGCCGACTTGGAGCAGCCTTTTCCGAAGCAACTTGAATACGCGTCGTcgaaaattaaaacattatagTATAAAGGCAATTTTAGGCttcacaaaaatatatacttttatatatatatatatataaaaatgtaaatcCAGAATCGCCAGCCTGAAAAGCTTCAGAGCACAAgctcaccctctctctctctctctctctgtcagCTGAGCAAATCGCCCACATTTTCCGAGAAAATCCGATCGCCGGAAGTTACCGAGCTTCTACGATTTGCCGGCGAGTTTTTCCGGCAATGTCTAACTCACGCGGTCGaaccttctttcttcttctgcttcacTCGGTAGTAGTAGCTCTGGTCTCTGCTCAGGGATCTAACAAGACAAGTATCTGGCCTACACTTAGCGGTTTGTGTTTTGCCtcaagctcccaccccctctctccccttcctttttaaaattaatgtgatttttctGCTCGATTATTTTCTGTCTGGTTGACGAGAAACCGAAGTAAAGGAAAACTAGATTTTGTATccctttggtttttttttttttttgggggggggggggggggttgtcaCCGAGCTTAGTTGATTAAGCTGGgtaaagaagaatttttatCCTGTTCGGCTGTTGAGCTTCTTAAGTAAGGAGCATTTCCTACTAACAAAATCTGGTCTCGTTCTTCTATTTTtcgaatatgtttttttttttcttttaatctcaaCAGCCAAATGAATCTTAATGCTTCGtgtagagatttttttttttttttttttttcgtgcaATGAAAATCGGAAACTCAGCTGACGAGATGTATTGAGTGAAACGAAGAGACATGAAGACTTGTAATCTCGAAAAATTGATCTGAATAGCTTGATTTATCcccaagtttttctttttattttcttcaattaaaAGAATCTCATCGTGTAAGCGGCAGTCTTCTTGGCTTGCTTTTGTGGTTCTATTATGTCATATATGACAGTAGAAATTGACAAACTTTATAATTTTCGGGAACTGAAAGGTAAAAATGATGCGGAGATTACATTTGGCAAGTACTTTTGGAGAGATGTTCCCTTAAACATTTCCACCGCTATATGTGTGGCACAAAATGGGACACTACCTGAAATCTTAAATTAAGCCAACCTTGGCTAGGaccaataatattattgtaaccACTCACTCTTGTTGTTTCTACTTGACATGGGATTCTATCACACATGAAACGTTCGTGATTATTTTTGGCTACCTGTTGCATGAGCTAATTGATATGATTCGATTATTTTGTAGGTAATCCGCCTTTAGTCATTGCACGCGGTGGGTTTTCAGGGCTATTTCCTGATTCTAGTTCTGTTGCCTATGATCTGGCGCTGCAAATTAGTGTATCCGATGTGTTCTTATGGTGTGATGTGCAATTGACAAAGGATGGAGCTGGGATCTGTGTGCCCGACATAAAGTTGGAGAATGCAACTGACATTTCGACTGTTTACAGCAGCAGGAGTAAGACCTACCTTGTTAATGGGGCTTCTACCAAAGGATGGTTTTCGGTGGATTTCACCTTTAGTGAGCTAGCAACCAATGTCATCTGTAAGTCTGAGTAGTAGTCCTTAGCAACTTTTTCTTTACTTCTCTCTCGTATAGGCTACTTGGAGGTCTACTGAAccatccttttttatttttttttattacatatagTTGGATGCCTATTGTTCAAGTAAATTCTTATGCACGTAAGCGAGTATGAGATGAATATGGATGATTAGGATTCAAATATTGTTTTCCAATGTCTATAGAGTAATGTAGTTATGCTTCCCCTCTTTCAAAATACTGTTACAGTTGCTATCAGACTGTGCTGTTGCTTATTTAATATGCTCTTTTGCATTAGCAGTTGATGCAAATTTCTCTGTTTAATACCAGTAAATCAAGGAGTCTATTCTCGAACTAATAAGTTTGATGGCTCTGGCTTCCAAATTCTCACCGTTCAAAACTTGGCCACAATGAAGCCACCAGGCTTATGGTTGAACATTCAGGTAAAATAAAGACTATCAACTGTCTTACATCAAATTTTTCTTTGCCTTTGTTGTATGACTATTTCTCCAATCACGTAGGATATGGCTTCTCAGCTATCATTTTGAGTAACCCTGTTATTCTAACACTTTTTCAGCATGATGCATTCTTCACGCAACACAATTTAAGTATGAGAAGCTTTGTACTTTCGGTGTCGAGAAGTGTGATAATTGGTTATATTTCATCACCGGAGGTGGGTTTCCTAACAAGTATAATGAAGCGATTTAATCCTGGAACGACAAAACTGGTCTTCAGGTTTCTAGGACAGGATGAGACTGAGCCTTCAACCAACCAGACATATGGTTCTCTGTTAAAGAATCTTACGTTTATCAAGACATTTGCATCTGGAATTCTCATTCCCAAAGGTTACATATGGCCTGTAGATGCAAGTCTTTATTTACAACCTCATACCACTGTTGCCGTAGATGCTCATAAGGCAGGGCTAGAAGTGTTTGCATCAGATTTTGCAAATGACGTTCCATTTAGCTTCAATTACAGTTATGATCCATTATCTGAGCACTTGTCTTTCATTGACTATGGTGACTTTTCCGTTGATGGTCTGCTGACCGACTTCCCGCTTACTTCATCGGCAGCAAGaggtaaattattttattcactttgtAAGAATAGTTTTCATCATAAAGTATAGGTTCATTATCaggttttcttttagttttgattttggaACTTCCTGAATGAAACTTGATTTGGCTATCTGAACCCCTATGAAAGATTTAGTTTTTTGAAATGATCAAATCAAATAAGTCTTAATTCCTTGTGGGTTTGGCTACCTTGACCCCTTGTTTGATTTTTCCTTGGCTTGTATCTTGACCTTGAAGCACCTCCAATGTGAAATGTTTGACCATTCTTTGGTGCAATCATGTGATATTAGTGTGCATTTTCAGATCGCCTTGATTGAGTTCCTTTCATTGCATTTAAAATTGGTAGCTTACTACAGATGCATCCACGAGTCATCCTATGTTTTCATGAGAAGTTAATGAAGCCCCCATCCATTAGCAAAGCTTCAAAAACTTCCACAAACCCGCCTTTGGCAGACCATTGACGGGGTTGTGGTTGGGGCTAGAAATCATTATGCAATATAGTTCACCAAATCGCTCTGATTTTAAGgaaacttttaaatttcattctcaaacctAGAGCTACCTTTAATGCGAAGCACCTTATCAAGTTATTATAGTAGTCAAATGGATTTGTTCTCTGAGTACTTGCATATATTTCTCCATCCTATGTGCTGCAATTGTATAGTTGAAAACAGAAGCATTGAATCACATAACGGAAATATATGGATAACTCTGATGCAAACagtgtttttgttcttttctgaATCTCAGACACAAACATtagttttttataattgaattattGGCCATTTATTTCAATCATTATTTCCTTCAAGATGCTGATTTCTCTTCTCATACTGCAGATTGCTTTGCTCATCTAGGCAATAATGCTTCAGCACAAGGTTATCACTCTTTCATATTGCTTCTGATAAAAGCTTTGACTTTTTGTTCCTGCTCATAACTGACTGATAATGTTAACCTTGTTCCTTCGCCTTGTTTACTATCCAGCAAAGCCTTTGGTTATCTCCAAAAATGGAGCAAGTGGAGATTTTCCTGGTTGCACAGACTTAGCATATAAGAGAGCTATTGAAGACAAAGTAGATGTCCTTGATTGCCCTGTTCAATTGGCTAAGGACGGAACACCATTCTGCTTAAGCTCGATAAATCTGATAGATAGCACAACGGTTGCCCAAACAATATATAGCAACCTTACAATTTCTATTCCAGAAATTAAGGCTGGGACTGGAATATTTACCTTTAACATGACATGGAGTCAGATTCAAGGATTGACACGTAAGTCAAATTTGGTTCACCTCATTGAAAGCTTTTGTGCTTTGGAAAATGTTATacttcaaaattttgttttgcaGTTATTGTTAACCCAGGGGATAAGTATCCTCCCTTTCTACTACCTAAATTGTAGCTGCTGGAAATTTGACA
It contains:
- the LOC121236191 gene encoding LOW QUALITY PROTEIN: glycerophosphodiester phosphodiesterase GDPDL3-like (The sequence of the model RefSeq protein was modified relative to this genomic sequence to represent the inferred CDS: inserted 1 base in 1 codon); translation: MSNSRGRTFFLLLLHSVVVALVSAQGSNKTSIWPTLSGNPPLVIARGGFSGLFPDSSSVAYDLALQISVSDVFLWCDVQLTKDGAGICVPDIKLENATDISTVYSSRSKTYLVNGASTKGWFSVDFTFSELATNVILNQGVYSRTNKFDGSGFQILTVQNLATMKPPGLWLNIQHDAFFTQHNLSMRSFVLSVSRSVIIGYISSPEVGFLTSIMKRFNPGTTKLVFRFLGQDETEPSTNQTYGSLLKNLTFIKTFASGILIPKGYIWPVDASLYLQPHTTVAVDAHKAGLEVFASDFANDVPFSFNYSYDPLSEHLSFIDYGDFSVDGLLTDFPLTSSAARDCFAHLGNNASAQAKPLVISKNGASGDFPGCTDLAYKRAIEDKVDVLDCPVQLAKDGTPFCLSSINLIDSTTVAQTIYSNLTISIPEIKAGTGIFTFNMTWSQIQGLTPAIANPYSTYRLFRNPKYKNAGKFLTLSEFLHLAKNASSLTGVLISIEHAAYLAGQGLSVTDAVTDALSKAGYDNQASXKVMIQSANSSVLMKFKNKKNYECVYKVDENIRDALDSTVKKIKTFAHSVVVSKDSVFPENQAFITSITDTISKLQSFGLPVYVETFSNEFVSQAYDFYSDANVEINTYVMAAKVDGVITDFPRTAARYKRNRCLGLGNKTPSYMSPVPPGGLMQVITESYMPPAEAPNPVLTTEDVVEPPLPSVSPQGPSTSPGGGTSAVAPTPLNGQPKLASCFFLTYLAMLLAALFLS